The genomic region CACCGGCTTGCACCCGCTGGCTCCACGGCACCCACTCCGGCGCGCGCAGCGAGTTCTCACCCGGCAGCAGCACCACCTCGGCGACCGTCGGCTCGCAGTCGGGCGCCCGCACCACGGTGACGGCCCAGAACCAGCCGACATAGCCGGGCAGCGAGGCGGCGAAGGCGTGGGTGGCGGCCAGCTCACCTTCGGGGTGCACGCCGAGGTGCTCGCCGACGTCGGAGCCGGCCATCTCGACGGCGGCAGCCCGCGCCAGCTCCACCGCCGCGGCGGTGGCGGGGTCAACGGTCTGAGGTTGACTCGACGGGCTCGGAGCGGTCACCCACCTATTGTCGCACCACGACGGGCAGCTGAGCACATTGCCGGGGCATCGACCGGTGCGGTGGGGCAGGATATAACCGTGACGGTGGGAGACGGTTCGTCCTGGGCCGGGCAGGCGGGTGGGGACGGCTATTCCGCCCCCACCTACTCCGATGCCGCCGCTCGCTCAGGGGCTCCTCACGAGCCCGCCCCGCACCCCGATTCCCGCGGCGGCCCCGATCCCCGCGGGCGCGAGTCCGATGAGCCCGATCCCCGCGGCGCCTCCCGTGAGTCCGATGACTCCCATCCCCGCCGCCGGGTGAACAGCCCGCCCGCTGCCAGAAGGGGCCGGCGATCCGCGCCCCGGGTGTCGGTCCGGCCGGTGAACACCGGCAACGTCACGGTGACCCGGGCGGTGCTGGCCCGCAGCAGCTACCTGTCCCGGCTGGTCACCCACAAGGTGATCTCGGCCAGCCAGGCCGACGGCGCCCGCGAGTCCGGCCTGACCGCGCTCATCTGGAACCAGGTGATGTCCTACGGCTCCGACGCGATGGTCACCGTCGCGTTGGCCGGCACGGTGTTCTTCTCCGCGCCGTCCGAGGCCCAGCGCGGCAACGTGCTGCTCTACCTGCTGATGACGATGGCCCCGTTCGCCCTGGTGGCGCCGGTGATCGGGCCGGCGCTGGACCGGGTGCAGCACGGGCGGCGCTGGGTGATGGCCGGCACCGCGTTCGGCCGGGCGGCCCTGGCGATCGTGATGGCGATGCACTTCACCGACCTGCTGCTGCTGTTTCCGGCCGCGCTGGGCTCGCTGGTGCTGTCCAAGGCCTACGCGGTGATCAGGTCCTCGGCCGCGCCGCGGCTGGTGCCGAGCAACCTGACCCTGGTCGAGGCCAACGCCCGGCTGTCGATCTTCGGCCTGGCCGCCGCGCTGCTCGGCGGTGGGCTGGTGGGTGTGGTGATCAAGGTCACCGGCTCCTACTCGCTCGGCCTGTGGATCACCGCCACCGCCTTCACGCTGACCGGCATCTCGGCGTTGCGGCTGCCCAAGATCGTGGACGCGCTGCCCGCCTCGCTGCGGATGAAGGGCGACCTGCGCGCCGCCCGGGCCAACCGGCGCCGGCCGCACGGGCTGTTCGGCCGGCTGCTCGAGTGGAGCCGGCGCGGCTTCGCCCCGCCGGTGATCGTGGCGCTGCAGGGCGAGTCGACGCTGCGCTGGCTGGCCGGCTTCCTGACCATGTTCCTGGTCTTCTACATCGAGTCGGTGTCACACGGCTGGCAGGCGGTGGCCAGCCTGGGAGCGCTGGGGGCGGCCAGCGGGTTCGGCACCTTCGTCGGCACCGGCATCGGCACCCGGCTGCGGATGGCCCGTCCGGACCTGATCATCCTGGTGTGCACCTCCGCCGCGGCTATCGGCTGCCTGGCCACCGCGGTGCTGTTCAGCTTTCCGGTGGCGATCGCGGCGATGCTGGTCAGCGCGGTGTCCAACGCGCTGTCCAAGCTGTCGCTGGACGCGATCATCCAGCGGGACGTGGCCGAATCGCTGCGGTCCTCGGCGTTCGGGCGTTCGGAGACCTTCCTGCAACTGTCCTGGGTGCTGGGAGCGACGATCGCGCTGCTGTTGCCGGCCGGCAACGGCCGGCTCGGTTTCGTGGTGGCGGCCTGCGTGCTGATGTTCGTGGCGATCACCATGGCGCTGCACGAGCGGGCGCTCAGAGGGCACCGGTCCACGCCAGCCGGAACCCCGCTGACCGCCGAAGGTAATCTCGGCGAGTGAGTGTGCCGCGCCCGACCAACCAGCTCACCACCTGGTTGCTCGGCGTCCAGCTGCGGCAGCGATGAGCGCCTCGCTCAGGATCCTGGTGGTGACCGCGGTCGAGGCCGAGCGCGACGCCGTGCTGGCCGGGCTGGCCGGGCAACCGGCCGTCGGCGACGTGCACGGCCTGCGGGTGCACCGCGCGCTGACCTCGGCCGGCCTGCTCGACGTCGTCAGCGGCGGTGTCGGCCCGGTGGCGGCGGCGGTCAGCACCGGCTGCCTGCTGCGCCAGCCCTATGACCTGGCGGTGTCGGCAGGCCTGGGCGGCGGCTTTCCGGCCGCCCCGGTCGGCGCGGTGGTGGTCGCCGACGCCGTGGTGCACGCCGACCTCGGCGCCGAGACCGCCGACGGCTTCGTCTCGATGGCCGACCTCGGCTGGGGTGCGGTCTGGCATCCGGTGCGGGCAGGCCTGGCCGCCGAGATCAGCCGCCGGACCGGCGCGATCACCGGGACGGTGCTGAGCGTCTCGACGGTGACCGGCAGCCGGCGGCGCGCCGATCAGCTGCTGGCCCGCCATCCCGACGCGGTCGCCGAGGCGATGGAAGGTGTCGGGGTGTGCCTGGCCGCCGACCGGGCCGGGGTGCCGTTCGTCGAGCTGCGCGCCATCAGCAACCCGGTCGGCCCGCGTGATCGCGAGTCCTGGCAGATCCCCGACGCGCTGGCCGCGTTGGGGGCCGCCTTCGGCCGGCTGCTCGCCGAGCCGCTGGACATCCGCGCCCTGGACATCCGGGCCGACGGCTCGTCGCCGGGGGCCGGCCGGTGACCGCGCTGAAGCTGGCGTTCTCGCCGTGCCCGAACGACACCTTCATCTTTCACGCCTGGACGCACGGGCTGATTCCGGGCGCTCCGGCCACCGAGGTCACCTTCGCCGACGTGGACGTGACCAACACCGCCGCCGAGCAGGGCCGCTTCGACGTCGTCAAGGTCTCCTACGCCGCGCTGCCCTGGCTGCTGGCCGACTACCGGCTGCTGCCCTGCGGCGGCGCGCTGGGCCGGGGCTGCGGCCCGCTGGTGCTGGCCGCCGACGACCGGACCGACCTGGACGGGGCCCGGCTGGCGGTGCCGGGCGAGCGCACCACCGCCTACCTGCTGATGCGGCTGTGGGGCGCCGGGCAGTCCCCGGCCTCGATCGAGGTGGCGCCGTTCGCCGAGATCATGCCGGGGGTGCGCGACGGCCGCTTCGACGCCGGCCTGGTGATCCACGAGGCCCGCTTCACCTACCCGCGTTACGGGCTGCGGGCGCTGGCCGATCTGGGGCAGTGGTGGGAGCAGAGCACCGGGCACCCGATTCCACTCGGCGCCATCCTGGCCCGGCGCGAGCTCGACGCCGCCGCGCTGACCGACGTCCTGCGCCGCTCGGTGGACTACGCCTTCGCCCATCCCGACGCCTCGGCGGCGTTCGTGGCCGAGCACGCCGACGAGCTCGACCCCGACGTCCAGCGCCAGCACATCGAGCTCTACGTCAACTCCTTCAGCCGGGACCTGGGCGAGGAGGGTTACGCCGCGATCGAGCTGCTGCTGGGACGGGCGCGCCAGGCCGGACTGGTGCCGGCCTTCGGTCCGCTGCGCTGAACCCTTCGGCGCTGCCCCACTCGCCGCCCGGACGCGACCTCGGCTCGCCGCCGTCGTTGGCCGCTGAGCAGGGTGCTGATCGGCGTGTCGCCCTGCTAGACGGCCACCGATCAGGGTGGCTCGCCGCCGGACCTACCGATCCGGAGGGGCTCGCCGCGAGCAACTCGCAGATCCGCCTCAGCTCTCCAGGTTGTCGGCCACCGCCCGCAGCAGGGTGGCGACCTTCTTGCCCTCGGCCCGGTCGGGATAGTGCCCGCGGCGCAGGCCGTTACCCACCTTGTCGAGCAGCTTGATCAGGTCCTCGACGATCGGCGTCATCTCTTCGGCCGGCCGGCGGGTGGCCTTGACCACCGACGGCATCGGCTCGAGCAGCCGGACCTGCAGCGCCTGGTTGCCCTTGCGCCCCTGCACGATCCCGAATTCGACCCGTTGGCCGGGCTTGAGCTCGGGAACCCCCGCCGGGAGGGCGTCCTTGTGCACGAACACGTCGGCGCCCTCGTCGTCGGCAAGAAAACCGAAGCCCTTTTCGGCGTCAAACCACTTCACCTTGCCGGACGGCATGACTCCAACACCCCATTACTTCTGTCAAAGATGAAACGCACTGGCAGTACACACACTGCCAGTACCAGATTGTCTCAGTGCAAACGATTGACGCCCACACGTCGTGCGGGCGTCAAGGTCACAGGCTAGCGCGAGCCCGACGACGACCGCACCGGAGATAGCAGAACCCATGCCCGCAGCCGCTCGCCGACCGGTCTCGGCGCGCCTCGGCTGAGGCGTGGCGCCAGCCGGCTAGCGGGACTCAGCGGCCGCTGAGCGCTCGGCCGCGGCGAGCCACTTACGGGCCGACCGGTGCACGTCCTCGGGCAGTTCGGGGGCGGCGAGCAGCCTCGGGGCCAGGCTGCGGTCACCGGTCAGCGCCCGCAGCGTCTGCACCAGGGTCAGCCCGTGCGCCGGCCGGTCCAGCACCGCGACCTCGTCACCGGCGGCCACCTCACCCTCGGTCAGCACCCGCAGGTACGCCCCGACCCGGCCGGACTGGGTGAACCGCCTGACCAGCCGGTCGACGTTCCAGTAGCTGGCGAAGGTGGAGCACGGGATCCGGGGCGCCGCCACCTGCAGGATCGCCCCGCCTACCCGCCAGCGCTCGCCGATCACCGCGTTGGTGACGTCCACGCCGCGCAACGTGAGGTTCTCACCCAGCGAGCCGGGGCCCAGCTCGAAGCTCAGCTCGCCGGCCAACTGCTGCTGCCACCACTCGGTGTCCTCGCTGGCGTAGGCGTACACCGCCTGGTCCAGGCCGCCGTGGTTGCGGGTGTCGCAGATGGTGTCGCCGGCCAGCCCGAGCCGGCGCACCATCACCGGCTGACTCACCGGGCGCTTGTCGATGCCGGTCCTGGCGGGCTTCTTGTTGGGCCGGGTCCCGGGACGCACCGGCGGCGTGTCGATCACGTGCGCCAGGTTGACCGCGACGACCCGTGAGTTCACGGCTGCCACGGCGTACACCCTAGTCACGTGGCACACTGATCCTTTGGCCTATTTATCCGGGCATCCCTTCGCGGGCGTCCGGTCCGGGTAGGGCGAGGTAGCCGAACAGGCAGCGCGAGCAACGCAGAGGGTGACGCAGATGGCAGGCATTACGCCGCAGAACCAGCCGTACAACCAGCCCCAGCACACCTGGGACGATGCCTACCCCGAACACCCGGTGAACGAGCTGCTCTCCGACAAGGCCGGGTCACAGAGCCCGTTCGGCGACGACCTGAGCTTTCCGCTGCCCGTGGAGGAGCTCTACTACCGGCACCCGGGTCCCGAGAACCGGCCCTACCTCGCTGGCCGCTGAGCCCTCACCCGCTGAGTGACCGCACAACCGCAGGCTCTGGCGCGCTCCGGCGCGCCCCAGTCCCTGACCGACTGGCTCCGGGGCTGGAGTGACGCGCAGCTGGTGACGCTGCTGCGCCGGCGTCCCGACCTCGCGCTGCCGGCGCCGGTCGACCTCAGCACGCTGGCCAGTAGAGCCAGTGTCCGCACTTCCATCTCGCGCGCCCTGGACGGCCTGGACGCCTTCACCCTGCGGACCCTGGAAGTGCTGGTCTGCGCCGGCCCGGACGCCTCGCTGAGCACGGTGCGGGCCTGGTTCGAGCCGGCGCTGGGCGCCGACGTCGCGGCCGCGGTGGACCGGCTGCGGGAGTGGGCGCTGGCCTGGGGCCCGGCCGAGCGGCTGCACCCGGTGGGCACCGTGCGCGAGGTGCTCGGGCCGTATCCGGCGGGTCTGGGACGTAGGGCGGCCGACCTGTACGCCTCGGTCAACGACATCGCGCTGGCCCCGCTGCTGCGCCGGTTGGGGCTGCCGCCGGCGACCCAGCCGCGCTCGGGCAGCTCGGCCGCGGCCACCATCGAGGACCAGCTCGATCAGCTGCTGGCCGACTGCTCGCCGGCCGAGCGCTCGGTCCTGGACCGGCTCGCGGCCGGGCCGCCGATCGGGGCACTGCGCAACGCCCTGACCGGCCGGCAGTCCAGCGTCGACGCCGACAACCCGGCCCGCGGCCTGGTCGAGCGGGGCCTGCTGGTGCCGATCGACAACCACACCGTCGAGCTGCCGCGCGAGATCGGGCTGGCCCTGCGCTCCCAGCCGGCCGGCGCGGCGACGCCCCGGCCGCCTGAGATCGAGGTGCTCGAGCGGGGCGCCCCGGTGATCGACGGCGGTGGCTGCACCCAGGTGCTCGAAACCGTCCGGCTGGTCGAACTGCTGCTCAACGAGATCGCTGCCGACCCACCCGGGCTGCTGCGCGCCGGCGGCCTCGGGGTGCGCGAGCTGCGCCGGCTGAGCCGCGCCGTGGATGCCGGCGAGCCGGTCACGGCGCTGCTGACCGAGGTCGCCTTCGAGGCCGGGCTGCTGTCCAGCACCACCACCGCCGACCCGGTCTACCTGCCGACCACCGAGTTCGACGGCTGGCTGCGGCAGGGCACGGCCGAGCGCTGGGTGCGGCTGGCGACCGCCTGGCTGTCGATGACCCGGTTACCGAGCCTGGTCGGCGCCCGCGACGACCGTGACAAGACCATCGCGGCGCTGTCGGCGGACGCGGAGCGGCACAGCGCCCCGGCGTTGCGGCTGCAGTTGCTGGGCCTGCTTGCCGAGCTGGCCCCGGGGCTGGCGCCGGCCTCCGACGAGCAGGTGCTCGCCCGGCTCAGCTGGCAGGCGCCGCGACGGGCCTCGGTCAACCGCAAGAGCGCGGCGAGCATGCTCGGCGAGGCTGCGACCCTGGGGATGACCGGGTACGGCGCCATCACCGGCTACACCCGGGCGCTGTTCGACGGCGCCGGCACCGGGGCGGCGCAGGCCGAGGCCAACGCGGTCCATGCCCTGACCGCGGCGCTTCCCGAGGCAGTCGAGGAGTTCCTGCTGCAGCCGGACCTGACCGCGGTCGTTCCCGGCCCGCCCGGGCCGGAGCTGCAACGCGAGCTGAACCTGGTGGCCGACCTGGAGTCCACCGGCGGCGCGGCGGTGTACCGGATCTCCCCGGTCAGCCTGCGGCGGGCCCTGGACGCCGGGCGCACCGGTTCGGACCTGCAGCAGTTCTTCACCAGCCGCTCCCGCACCCCGGTGCCCCAAGCCCTGCACTACCTGATCAACGACGTGGCCACCCAGCACGGCCGGCTGCGGACCGGCACCGCCACCAGTTACCTGCGCTGTGACGACGAGGCGCTGCTGAGCCGGGTGCTGGCCGAACCGGGGCTGGAGTCCCTGGGGCTGGTGCGGATCGCCCCGACGGTGCTGATCTCGCCGGCGGCGATCTCCAGCGTGCTGGACCGGTTGCGCCGCGCCGGCTTCGCGCCGGCCGCCGAGTCCGCCGACGGGGCGATGCTCAGTTTCGCGGCCGACGCGCCGCGGGTGCCGGCCCGCCAGCATTCGCGGATCTCGCGGGCCCGGGGCAACTCGATCAGCGAGAGCCAGCTGGTCGAGGTGGTCACCCGGCTGCGGGCGAGCGAGCGGTTGGCCGTGGCCATCACCAACTCCACCAGCCGGGTCTCCCAGCAGGTGCCGGGAGTGACCTCGGCCTCGATCCTGGAGCTGCTGCGCACCGCCGTCCGCGAGGAGCTGCTGATCGCGATCGGCTACGTCGACGACACCGGCACCCTGTCGCAGCGCACCATGCTGCCGATCTCGGTGGGCGGCGGCATGGTGCGCGGCTACGACCCGTCGGACAGCCGGTTGCGCAGCTACCCGCTGCAGCGGATCACCACCGTCAGCGTGCTGGCCGACTGAGCCGCACCGGGCCGGCAGCCGCCGTCGGGGGTCGGGCCGGCAGCCGTCGTCGCGGGAACATCCGGACGCCTGAGATCCTTGGCACAATGGAGCACTTGGGCCGGAGTGCGGCAGGCCAGCCGGACCTGCCGGGCCCGCTAGGCCCCCGAACCGCCAGCCAGCTTTGAGGAGCACACCCGGGTGACCGACGGACCCCTGATCGTCCAGTCCGACAAGACGCTGCTGCTCGAGGTCGACCATCCCATGGCCGGCGACGCCCGCGCGGCCATCGCGCCGTTCGCCGAGCTGGAGCGATCCCCCGAGCACGTGCACACCTACCGGCTGACGCCGCTGGGGCTGTGGAACGCGCGCGCCGCCGGCCATGACGCCGAGCAGGTCGTCGACGCCCTGGTCCGCTTCTCGCGCTACACGGTGCCGCACGCGCTGCTGGTCGACGTCGCCGACACCATGGACCGCTATGGCCGGCTGCAGCTGGTCAAGCACCCGGTGCACGGCCTGGTCCTGATCAGCCTGGACCGCGCGGTGCTGGAGGAGGTGCTGCGGCAGAAGAAGATCGCCCCGATGCTGGGCGAGCGGATCGACGCCGACACCGTGGCGGTGCACCCGTCCGAGCGTGGCCGGCTCAAGCAGGCGCTGCTCAAGGTCGGCTGGCCGGCCGAGGACCTGGCCGGCTATGTCGACGGCGAGGCGCATCCGATCGAGCTGGACAACGCCGACTGGACGCTGCGGCCCTACCAGCAGCAGGCGGTGGACTCGTTCTGGGCCGGCGGCTCGGGCGTGGTGGTGCTGCCCTGCGGCGCGGGCAAGACCCTGGTCGGCGCGGCGGCGATGGCCGAGGCCAAGGCGACCACCCTGATCCTGGTCACCAACACCGTCTCCGGACGGCAGTGGAAGCGGGAGCTGCTGGCCCGCACCAGCCTGACCGAGGAGGAGATCGGCGAGTACTCCGGCGAGCGGAAGGAGATCCGGCCGGTCACCATCGCCACCTACCAGATCATGACGACCCGGCGTAAGGGCGAGTACCGGCACCTGGAGCTGTTCGACTCCCGGGACTGGGGGCTGGTGATCTATGACGAGGTGCACCTGCTGCCGGCGCCGATCTTCCGGCTGACCGCTGACCTGCAGTCGCGCCGGCGGCTCGGCCTGACCGCGACGCTGGTCCGCGAGGACGGCCGGGAGGGCGACGTGTTCTCCCTGATCGGGCCCAAGCGCTATGACGCGCCGTGGAAGGACATCGAGAACCAGGGCTGGATCGCCCCGGCGGACTGCTCCGAGGTGCGGGTGACCCTGACCGACGCCGAGCGGATGGCCTATGCCACCGCCGAGCCCGAGGACAAGTACAAGCTGGCTGCCACCGCGCGCACCAAGTTGCCGGTGATCAAGGCGATCGTGGACCAGCACCCCGATGACCAGGTGCTGGTGATCGGCGCCTACCTCGACCAGCTGGAGGAGATCTCCGAGCATCTGGGCGACATCCCGATCATCCAGGGCTCCACGCCCAACCGGGAGCGCGAGCGGCTCTATGACTCCTTCCGGGCCGGCGAGACCCGGGTGCTGGTGGTCAGCAAGGTGGCCAACTTCTCCATCGACCTGCCCGAGGCGGCGGTGGCGGTCCAGATCTCGGGCACCTTCGGCTCCCGCCAGGAGGAGGCGCAGCGGCTGGGACGGGTGCTGCGGCCCAAGCACGACGGCCGGCAGGCGCACTTCTACACCGTGGTCAGCCGCGACAGCCTGGACGCCGACTACGCCGCCCACCGGCAGCGGTTCCTGGCCGAGCAGGGCTACGCCTACACGATCATCGACGCCGACGACCTGCTCCGTCCGCTGTAGATCGTCTCTTCTCCCAGCAGGGTTCTGGCTGGCTCGGCAACAGTCTGGCGACGCGCCCTGCTCTGACCCGCCCAACTTGTCCTAGACTGGCACCAGGTGAGCAGCCTACCTGTGCGATGTTGTTGACTTATGTTGTGGATTGATCAATCCTGGACTTAAGTGATGCGAACCAGCGACACGCCACTCCAGCACCACAGGACGGTATCGATGCTCGCTCGCCAGCGTCAGGCGCGGATCCTCGATGAGGTACGCCGAGCCGGCGGAGTGCGGGTCTCCGAGCTGACCCTCCTGCTGGGCGTCTCGGACATGACGATCCGCCGCGACCTCGACCAGCTGTCATCCGACGGCGCCATCCAGAAGGTGCACGGCGGCGCGGTGCTCGGCAGCCACGTCACCGAGGAGCCCGGCTTCGAGGTCAAGAGCAACCTGGCGCAGCCGGCCAAGCAGGCGATCGCGGCCCAGGCCGCCCGGATGATCGCCCCCGGCACCGCCGTCGCGCTGTCGGCCGGCACCACCACCTGGGCGCTGGGCCGCCACGTCGCCTCGATCCCGGGGCTGACAGTGGTGACCAACTCGACCGCGGTCGCCGACACCATCTGCTCGTCGGAGAGCACCAAGCTGACCGTGATCCTCACCGGCGGCGTCCGCACCCCGAGCGCGGCGCTGGTCGGGCCGGTCGCCGACAGCACCATCCGGTCGCTGCATTTCGACCAGCTGTTCCTCGGCGTGCACGGCATGGACGCCGTCGCCGGCTTCACCACCCCCAACCTGGCCGAGGCCGAGACCAACCGGGCGTTGATCGACCGGGCCCAGGTGGTGATCGTGATGGCCGACTCGTCCAAGTGGACGACCGTCGGGCTGGCCGATTTCGGACCGCTGTCGGCCGCCGACGTCCTGATCACCGACGATGGCCTGTCCGACGAAGCCCGGGCCGTGCTGAAGGAGTCGGTCGGCGAGCTGGTCGTGGTACCGGCCGCCACTGAGGGCAGCAGAGAAGGTGCCAGGGCATGACCCACCGGCAGCACAGCAGCCTGGCCGACGGCCGGGACCTGTTCTACTACGACCTGAAGCCGGGCAACGACCGGTCCGCCCCGGACACCCGCGAGCTGCCCGAGACCGCCACCTCGTCCCAGATCCGCTGGGACCCGCTGTTCAGCGAGTGGACGGTGATCGCCGGGCACCGGCAGTCGCGCACCTACAAACCGCCGGCCAGCCTGTGCCCGCTGTGCCCGAGCACCGAGGGCAAGGCCACCGAGATCCCGGCCGCCGACTACGACGTGGCGGTGTTCGAGAACCGGTTTCCCTCACTTGCCGTCGAGGCCGCCGACGCCTTCGGGGTCGTCGAGGAGTTCCCGTTCCGATCCGGCCCGGGCACCGGGCGCTGCGAGGTGGTGTGCTTCACCAGCGACCACAACACCTCCTTCGCCCAGCTCAGCCAGCAGCATGCCCGGACGGTGATCGACGCCCTGGCCGACCGGACTGCCGAGCTGAGCCGGCTGCCCGAGGTGGAGTACGTCTTCTGCTTCGAGAACCGGGGCGAGGAGATCGGCGTGACGCTGTCGCACCCGCACGGCCAGATCTATGGCTACCCATTCGTGCCGCCGCGGATGCTGCGGGCGGCCCAGACCGCCGCCGCCTACTCCGACGAGCACGGCCAGTGCCTGCGCTGCGAGCTGCTACGCCGCGAGGTGGCCGCCGGTGAGCGGATCATCAGCCGCGGCGAGCACTGGACGGCGCTGGTGCCGTTCGCGGCCCGCTGGCCCTACGAGGCCAGGCTGGTCGCCAACCGTCACGTCGCCAGCCTGCCGGAGCTGACCGAGGACGAGCGCGACGACCTGGCCAGCAGCTACCTGGACCTGCTGCAGCGTTTCGACCGGCTGTTCGACACCCCGACGCCCTATATCGCAGGCTGGCACCAGGCGCCGGTCCGGCAGTTCGCCGACAGCTGGCACCTGGGCACCGAGGTCTTCACCATCCGGCGGGCCGCGGGCAAGCTGAAGTACCTGGCCGGCTCGGAGTCCGGGGCCGCGGTGTGGGTCAACGACATCACCCCCGAGAACGCGGCTGCCCAGCTGCGCGGCGACTGAGCCGCACCTGCGCGACCGGCTGCTGCGCCGACCGCGCCCTGGCCGGATGCGCCTTGCCAGGCAACGTCTCCTTCGGCAGCGGCTCCGCAGGCAGCACCTTGGCAGGGACAGCCTTGGCAGGGACAGCCTTGGCAGGGACACCCTTGGCGGGAACATTCCTGGCAGGGGCAGTCTTGGCAGGGACACCTTTGGCAGGCACTGCCTTCTCCGGAACAGCCTTCGCGGCTCGTCCCTTCACCGGTGACTTCTTCGCCGGCGACTTCTTCGTCGCCGATTTCTTCGCGGGCTGCCGCGTCGCGGGCGGTTCCTCCGAGGACGGCTCCTCCGAGGACGACTCCTCCGGGCCGAACCGAGCCAGGCTGACCGCCTCCTGCGCGGCCAGCCGCAGCTGGGTCAGCAGCTCTCCGTAGATCACCGTGCCGACGGCGACGGTGTGGGCCGCCTCGGCGCGCGGAGCATGGACCGGGATGTGATCCATCTCGACCTCGGCCACCGCCAGGGCGGCATCGGCCCACGGCCGGAGGCTCTCGGCGTCCACCGGCTCGCCCTCGCCACGCAGCACGTCCAGCACCCGGGCCAGCGAGTCGAGCAGCGGCGAGTCATCGGTGAGTGTCCAGTCCAGGCCCGCCAGCAGCTCGGCGGCGAGCTCGAGACCGTCTTCGGTGGCCGAGGTCGAGCCCTTGAAGCCGGCGACCGCCAGCTGGGTGACACCCAGCAGGTCCAGCAGTGGAAGCTCCTCGTCGTCGACGGCAGCCAGCACGGTCCCGACGGTCGCGACCGGCAGGTCGGCTATGTCCCGCAATGCCCTGATCAGGCGGAGGCGTTCCAGGTGTGAGTCGCTGTACTCGGCCTGGGTCCGTGAGATCGGCGTGCCAGCCGGCAGCAGGCCTTCGCGCAGGTAGAACTTGATCGTCGCGACCGGCAGGCCGCTCAGTTCGGCCAGCTCCGAAATCCGCACCGGGTCGCCCCTTTGAAAAGACTGGATAGCAGCGCTATCCTAGTATTGAACAGTGACACTATCTAAGGAGCACCAGGTGCCCTCCAAGCCAATCGCCGAGTCCATTACAGCCGATCATGACGCCGATGTGGTGGTGTTCCTGATCGGCATGCGGATCAACCGCTGGCGCAGCGTTCGATACTGGGCCCCAGTTCTACTCGCCTTCCTGCCGATGGTCCGGGAACTGCTCAGGGAGCCGGCCTCCGGTTGCCGCTCGGTCCAGACCTTCTGGTCCGGACGCACCATCCTGACGGTGCAGTACTGGGACTCGGTGGACCAGCTGATCAGCTATGCCCACGATCCCCAGGCCAAGCACCGGCCGACCTGGCGGGCATTCAACCGCAACGCCGCCAAGACCACCGCCGTCGGCATCTTCCACGAGACCTACTCCGTCCAGTCAGGACACTACGAAACCATCTACCG from Jatrophihabitans sp. harbors:
- a CDS encoding DNA repair helicase XPB, with the translated sequence MTDGPLIVQSDKTLLLEVDHPMAGDARAAIAPFAELERSPEHVHTYRLTPLGLWNARAAGHDAEQVVDALVRFSRYTVPHALLVDVADTMDRYGRLQLVKHPVHGLVLISLDRAVLEEVLRQKKIAPMLGERIDADTVAVHPSERGRLKQALLKVGWPAEDLAGYVDGEAHPIELDNADWTLRPYQQQAVDSFWAGGSGVVVLPCGAGKTLVGAAAMAEAKATTLILVTNTVSGRQWKRELLARTSLTEEEIGEYSGERKEIRPVTIATYQIMTTRRKGEYRHLELFDSRDWGLVIYDEVHLLPAPIFRLTADLQSRRRLGLTATLVREDGREGDVFSLIGPKRYDAPWKDIENQGWIAPADCSEVRVTLTDAERMAYATAEPEDKYKLAATARTKLPVIKAIVDQHPDDQVLVIGAYLDQLEEISEHLGDIPIIQGSTPNRERERLYDSFRAGETRVLVVSKVANFSIDLPEAAVAVQISGTFGSRQEEAQRLGRVLRPKHDGRQAHFYTVVSRDSLDADYAAHRQRFLAEQGYAYTIIDADDLLRPL
- a CDS encoding DeoR/GlpR family DNA-binding transcription regulator; the encoded protein is MLARQRQARILDEVRRAGGVRVSELTLLLGVSDMTIRRDLDQLSSDGAIQKVHGGAVLGSHVTEEPGFEVKSNLAQPAKQAIAAQAARMIAPGTAVALSAGTTTWALGRHVASIPGLTVVTNSTAVADTICSSESTKLTVILTGGVRTPSAALVGPVADSTIRSLHFDQLFLGVHGMDAVAGFTTPNLAEAETNRALIDRAQVVIVMADSSKWTTVGLADFGPLSAADVLITDDGLSDEARAVLKESVGELVVVPAATEGSREGARA
- the galT gene encoding galactose-1-phosphate uridylyltransferase; translation: MTHRQHSSLADGRDLFYYDLKPGNDRSAPDTRELPETATSSQIRWDPLFSEWTVIAGHRQSRTYKPPASLCPLCPSTEGKATEIPAADYDVAVFENRFPSLAVEAADAFGVVEEFPFRSGPGTGRCEVVCFTSDHNTSFAQLSQQHARTVIDALADRTAELSRLPEVEYVFCFENRGEEIGVTLSHPHGQIYGYPFVPPRMLRAAQTAAAYSDEHGQCLRCELLRREVAAGERIISRGEHWTALVPFAARWPYEARLVANRHVASLPELTEDERDDLASSYLDLLQRFDRLFDTPTPYIAGWHQAPVRQFADSWHLGTEVFTIRRAAGKLKYLAGSESGAAVWVNDITPENAAAQLRGD
- a CDS encoding MerR family transcriptional regulator encodes the protein MRISELAELSGLPVATIKFYLREGLLPAGTPISRTQAEYSDSHLERLRLIRALRDIADLPVATVGTVLAAVDDEELPLLDLLGVTQLAVAGFKGSTSATEDGLELAAELLAGLDWTLTDDSPLLDSLARVLDVLRGEGEPVDAESLRPWADAALAVAEVEMDHIPVHAPRAEAAHTVAVGTVIYGELLTQLRLAAQEAVSLARFGPEESSSEEPSSEEPPATRQPAKKSATKKSPAKKSPVKGRAAKAVPEKAVPAKGVPAKTAPARNVPAKGVPAKAVPAKAVPAKVLPAEPLPKETLPGKAHPARARSAQQPVAQVRLSRRAAGQPRSRG
- a CDS encoding DUF4188 domain-containing protein; the protein is MPSKPIAESITADHDADVVVFLIGMRINRWRSVRYWAPVLLAFLPMVRELLREPASGCRSVQTFWSGRTILTVQYWDSVDQLISYAHDPQAKHRPTWRAFNRNAAKTTAVGIFHETYSVQSGHYETIYRSMPPSGLAAATDSVVPVARRGITARDRLATGARRPAPDRRVAAEYPATPAHTPLGCPHAATDTDRLADAVSG